The Dokdonella koreensis DS-123 genome has a segment encoding these proteins:
- a CDS encoding TrmH family RNA methyltransferase — translation MSDRRPRRPGPLAASPWREARRPPAAAPAEAASTRAPAEQRLYGLNACLAAFAHRPEDLRKVYLLESRIAALKPILAWCVGHRLGYRVVEADDLDKLTGSRHHEGVCFDLRRREPLALDALIAAQPAERDSLLVWLDGVGNPHNLGAVLRSAAHFGVGGVIVPAASALDLSGAAARVAEGGAEAVALARIDDARAAFAALRRAGYVIGATVPRDGTPLYEAALPRRLVLVFGAEGEGMDRALVQAADLCLTIPGSGAVESLNIAASAAVAFAEWWRQVRVGG, via the coding sequence ATGTCCGACCGTCGACCGCGACGTCCCGGCCCGCTCGCCGCTTCGCCGTGGCGCGAGGCGCGGCGGCCGCCGGCTGCTGCGCCCGCTGAAGCCGCATCCACGCGCGCACCGGCCGAGCAACGCCTGTACGGCCTCAACGCCTGCCTGGCCGCGTTCGCGCACCGGCCCGAGGACCTGCGCAAGGTCTACCTGCTCGAATCGCGCATCGCCGCACTGAAGCCGATACTGGCCTGGTGTGTCGGGCATCGCCTCGGCTACCGCGTGGTCGAGGCCGACGACCTGGACAAGCTGACCGGTTCACGCCATCACGAGGGCGTGTGCTTCGACCTGCGCCGGCGCGAGCCGCTCGCACTCGACGCGCTGATCGCCGCGCAGCCGGCGGAGCGTGATTCGCTGCTGGTCTGGCTCGACGGCGTCGGCAACCCGCACAACCTCGGCGCGGTGCTGCGCAGTGCCGCGCACTTCGGCGTCGGCGGCGTGATCGTGCCGGCCGCGTCCGCGCTCGACCTGTCCGGCGCCGCCGCGCGCGTCGCCGAAGGTGGCGCCGAGGCGGTCGCACTGGCCCGCATCGACGATGCGCGTGCCGCGTTCGCCGCGCTGCGCCGTGCCGGCTACGTGATCGGCGCGACCGTGCCGCGCGACGGCACGCCGCTCTACGAAGCCGCGCTGCCGCGCCGGCTGGTGCTGGTGTTCGGTGCCGAAGGCGAGGGCATGGACCGGGCCTTGGTGCAGGCAGCCGACCTGTGCCTGACGATCCCCGGCAGCGGCGCGGTCGAGAGCCTCAACATCGCCGCCAGCGCGGCGGTGGCGTTCGCGGAATGGTGGCGGCAGGTGCGCGTCGGCGGCTGA
- a CDS encoding GNAT family N-acetyltransferase produces MSGDEAVLAGEGFVLRPWRADDAVSLQRHADDAEVSRFLSDRFPFPYTAADAAAFLAGPVSGRLVRAIEIDGAAVGGIGAEPGHDIFRLTASIGYWLGRAYWGRGLMRRAVDHWSTHLLARYPFERLEARVAAANPASARMLEHAGFHLEGRQRRAMVKRGEILDVLVYVRLRSAQDDRPL; encoded by the coding sequence ATGAGCGGCGATGAGGCGGTCCTCGCCGGCGAGGGGTTCGTCCTGCGGCCGTGGCGCGCGGACGATGCCGTTTCGCTGCAGCGGCATGCCGACGATGCCGAGGTCTCGCGCTTCCTGTCCGATCGTTTCCCGTTTCCGTACACCGCGGCCGACGCCGCGGCGTTCCTCGCCGGCCCGGTATCGGGCCGCCTGGTGCGCGCGATCGAGATCGACGGCGCCGCCGTCGGTGGCATCGGCGCCGAGCCCGGCCACGACATCTTCCGCCTGACGGCATCGATCGGCTACTGGCTGGGACGCGCCTACTGGGGCCGTGGCCTGATGCGGCGGGCCGTGGACCACTGGAGCACGCACCTGCTGGCCCGGTATCCGTTCGAGCGCCTCGAGGCCCGGGTCGCCGCCGCCAATCCCGCCTCGGCGCGCATGCTCGAGCACGCCGGTTTCCACCTGGAGGGCCGCCAGCGCCGCGCCATGGTCAAGCGCGGTGAGATACTGGACGTCCTGGTCTACGTCCGCCTGCGTTCGGCGCAGGACGACCGGCCCCTCTGA